One genomic window of Canis aureus isolate CA01 chromosome 15, VMU_Caureus_v.1.0, whole genome shotgun sequence includes the following:
- the TBRG4 gene encoding FAST kinase domain-containing protein 4 isoform X1: MAVRLVKRCTCLLRGAMLEAPALAPGCGLRLSRVAPRVLTSSATSPSSHFPGPLSGLVEKERAFAANSEHQDVDQLIEKATQPEELLELFRGGHCLHENHAALILIQLSRLLANKPEDKKALLLQDAHFQQLLQLVNSQITSVWHGILVKLLRSLYALALPGACKELQSVEQEVRWRLRRLKYRHLVFLAESSATYMQERDSQELLAELLVHLERRWAEIEDCRMVVSMMAKIGHLSEPLMNRLEDKCLELVEQFGPDELRKVLLTLATQNRRSVPLLRAISYHLVQKPFPLTKGILLDLAYAYGKLGFQQTQVFQRLASDLLPRAPSLTSSEVARCTKSFALLKWVNGPLFEAFVQHILDRAQTITGLHLCNMLLAFAHLNFHPEQEDQFFCLVREKLGSMLSGLPPALQVDVVWALCVLQQVQEAELRAVLCPELHTQFLGGGSPKHQSTFQKLLHINATAQLEYPEYTGPLLPASAVVPRLSALDRKVTPLQKELQDTLRGLLGSRGSFMVPTQYGWVLDAEVVLDPDSQFLPPRDFVAPHLAPPSGSQPLPPGAKRLAFLRWEFPNYSSRSRDLLGRFVLARRHVLAAGFLVVDVPYYEWLELKSEWQKGAYLKDKIRKAVAEELAK; the protein is encoded by the exons ATGGCAGTTCGCCTGGTGAAGCGATGCACCTGCCTCCTGAGGGGGGCCATGCTCGaggcccctgccctggctccGGGCTGCGGACTCCGACTTAGCAGGGTCGCCCCCAGGGTTCTGACGTCCTCAGCTACCTCGCCCAGTTCCCACTTCCCAGGTCCCTTATCGGGGCTTGTGGAGAAGGAACGGGCATTCGCCGCCAACTCAGAGCACCAAGATGTGGACCAGCTCATCGAGAAGGCTACTCAGCCTGAGGAGCTGCTGGAGCTCTTTCGTGGTGGTCACTGCTTGCACGAGAACCATGCAGCCCTCATCCTCATCCAGCTCTCTCGCCTGCTGGCCAACAAGCCAGAAGACAAGAAGGCATTGCTTCTGCAGGATGCCCACTTCCAGCAGCTGCTTCAGCTGGTCAATAGCCAG ATAACCTCCGTGTGGCACGGGATCCTCGTGAAGCTGCTCCGGAGCCTCTATGCGCTGGCGCTCCCCGGGGCCTGCAAGGAGCTGCAGTCGGTGGAGCAGGAGGTCCGCTGGCGCCTGCGCAGGCTTAAGTACAGGCACCTGGTCTTCCTGGCGGAGTCTAGTGCCACCTACATGCAGGAGCGGGACTCCCAGGAGCTGCTGGCTGAGCTGCTTGTGCACCTGGAGCGGCGATGGGCAGAAATCGAGGATTGCCGCATGGTAGTGTCCATGATGGCCAAGATAGGGCACCTCTCGGAGCCACTGATGAACCGCCTGGAAGACAAG TGCCTGGAGCTGGTGGAGCAGTTTGGCCCCGACGAACTACGGAAGGTGCTGTTGACGCTAGCCACTCAGAATCGGCGGTCAGTGCCCTTGCTGCGGGCCATCTCTTACCACCTGGTCCAGAAGCCCTTCCCCCTGACGAAAGGCATCCTCCTGGACCTGGCTTACGCCTATG GCAAACTCGGCTTCCAGCAGACCCAGGTGTTCCAGCGCCTTGCATCTGACCTGCTGCCCCGTGCTCCCAGCCTGACATCCAGCGAGGTGGCCCGCTGCACCAAGTCCTTCGCCCTCCTCAAGTGGGTCAACGGGCCCCTGTTTGAGGCCTTCGTCCAG CACATCCTAGACAGAGCCCAGACTATCACTGGGCTACACCTGTGCAACATGCTCCTGGCCTTCGCGCATCTGAACTTCCACCCGGAACAAGAGGACCAGTTCTTCTGCTTG GTCCGTGAGAAGCTGGGCTCAATGCTGTCgggcctgcccccagccctgcaggtGGACGTGGTGTGGGCTCTGTGCGTGCTGCAGCAGGTGCAAGAGGCAGAGCTGCGGGCTGTGCTGTGCCCTGAGCTGCATACCCAGTTCCTAG GGGGCGGGTCCCCAAAACATCAGAGCACCTTTCAGAAGCTGCTGCACATCAACGCTACTGCCCAGCTGGAGTATCCCGAGTACACGGGCCCCCTCCTTCCGGCCTCTGCTGTGGTCCCCAGGCTCTCAGCCTTAGACAGGAAGGTGACCCCTTTGCAGAAGGAGCTGCAGGACACACTGAGGGGGctgctggggagcaggggcagctTCATGGTGCCCACGCAGTACGGCTGGGTCCTGG ACGCTGAGGTAGTGTTGGACCCAGATAGCCAGTTCCTGCCCCCGAGGGACTTCGTGGCcccccatcttgccccaccctccGGGAGCCAGCCGTTGCCTCCTGGAGCCAAGAG GCTGGCCTTCCTACGCTGGGAGTTCCCCAACTACAGCAGCCGGAGCCGAGACTTGCTGGGGCGCTTCGTGCTGGCCCGGCGCCATGTGCTGGCCGCTGGCTTCCTGGTGGTGGAT GTCCCGTACTACGAGTGGCTGGAACTCAAGTCTGAGTGGCAGAAAGGCGCCTACCTGAAGGACAAGATAAGAAAAGCAGTGGCGGAGGAGCTGGCCAAGTGA
- the TBRG4 gene encoding FAST kinase domain-containing protein 4 isoform X2: MAVRLVKRCTCLLRGAMLEAPALAPGCGLRLSRVAPRVLTSSATSPSSHFPGPLSGLVEKERAFAANSEHQDVDQLIEKATQPEELLELFRGGHCLHENHAALILIQLSRLLANKPEDKKALLLQDAHFQQLLQLVNSQITSVWHGILVKLLRSLYALALPGACKELQSVEQEVRWRLRRLKYRHLVFLAESSATYMQERDSQELLAELLVHLERRWAEIEDCRMVVSMMAKIGHLSEPLMNRLEDKCLELVEQFGPDELRKVLLTLATQNRRSVPLLRAISYHLVQKPFPLTKGILLDLAYAYGKLGFQQTQVFQRLASDLLPRAPSLTSSEVARCTKSFALLKWVNGPLFEAFVQVREKLGSMLSGLPPALQVDVVWALCVLQQVQEAELRAVLCPELHTQFLGGGSPKHQSTFQKLLHINATAQLEYPEYTGPLLPASAVVPRLSALDRKVTPLQKELQDTLRGLLGSRGSFMVPTQYGWVLDAEVVLDPDSQFLPPRDFVAPHLAPPSGSQPLPPGAKRLAFLRWEFPNYSSRSRDLLGRFVLARRHVLAAGFLVVDVPYYEWLELKSEWQKGAYLKDKIRKAVAEELAK; encoded by the exons ATGGCAGTTCGCCTGGTGAAGCGATGCACCTGCCTCCTGAGGGGGGCCATGCTCGaggcccctgccctggctccGGGCTGCGGACTCCGACTTAGCAGGGTCGCCCCCAGGGTTCTGACGTCCTCAGCTACCTCGCCCAGTTCCCACTTCCCAGGTCCCTTATCGGGGCTTGTGGAGAAGGAACGGGCATTCGCCGCCAACTCAGAGCACCAAGATGTGGACCAGCTCATCGAGAAGGCTACTCAGCCTGAGGAGCTGCTGGAGCTCTTTCGTGGTGGTCACTGCTTGCACGAGAACCATGCAGCCCTCATCCTCATCCAGCTCTCTCGCCTGCTGGCCAACAAGCCAGAAGACAAGAAGGCATTGCTTCTGCAGGATGCCCACTTCCAGCAGCTGCTTCAGCTGGTCAATAGCCAG ATAACCTCCGTGTGGCACGGGATCCTCGTGAAGCTGCTCCGGAGCCTCTATGCGCTGGCGCTCCCCGGGGCCTGCAAGGAGCTGCAGTCGGTGGAGCAGGAGGTCCGCTGGCGCCTGCGCAGGCTTAAGTACAGGCACCTGGTCTTCCTGGCGGAGTCTAGTGCCACCTACATGCAGGAGCGGGACTCCCAGGAGCTGCTGGCTGAGCTGCTTGTGCACCTGGAGCGGCGATGGGCAGAAATCGAGGATTGCCGCATGGTAGTGTCCATGATGGCCAAGATAGGGCACCTCTCGGAGCCACTGATGAACCGCCTGGAAGACAAG TGCCTGGAGCTGGTGGAGCAGTTTGGCCCCGACGAACTACGGAAGGTGCTGTTGACGCTAGCCACTCAGAATCGGCGGTCAGTGCCCTTGCTGCGGGCCATCTCTTACCACCTGGTCCAGAAGCCCTTCCCCCTGACGAAAGGCATCCTCCTGGACCTGGCTTACGCCTATG GCAAACTCGGCTTCCAGCAGACCCAGGTGTTCCAGCGCCTTGCATCTGACCTGCTGCCCCGTGCTCCCAGCCTGACATCCAGCGAGGTGGCCCGCTGCACCAAGTCCTTCGCCCTCCTCAAGTGGGTCAACGGGCCCCTGTTTGAGGCCTTCGTCCAG GTCCGTGAGAAGCTGGGCTCAATGCTGTCgggcctgcccccagccctgcaggtGGACGTGGTGTGGGCTCTGTGCGTGCTGCAGCAGGTGCAAGAGGCAGAGCTGCGGGCTGTGCTGTGCCCTGAGCTGCATACCCAGTTCCTAG GGGGCGGGTCCCCAAAACATCAGAGCACCTTTCAGAAGCTGCTGCACATCAACGCTACTGCCCAGCTGGAGTATCCCGAGTACACGGGCCCCCTCCTTCCGGCCTCTGCTGTGGTCCCCAGGCTCTCAGCCTTAGACAGGAAGGTGACCCCTTTGCAGAAGGAGCTGCAGGACACACTGAGGGGGctgctggggagcaggggcagctTCATGGTGCCCACGCAGTACGGCTGGGTCCTGG ACGCTGAGGTAGTGTTGGACCCAGATAGCCAGTTCCTGCCCCCGAGGGACTTCGTGGCcccccatcttgccccaccctccGGGAGCCAGCCGTTGCCTCCTGGAGCCAAGAG GCTGGCCTTCCTACGCTGGGAGTTCCCCAACTACAGCAGCCGGAGCCGAGACTTGCTGGGGCGCTTCGTGCTGGCCCGGCGCCATGTGCTGGCCGCTGGCTTCCTGGTGGTGGAT GTCCCGTACTACGAGTGGCTGGAACTCAAGTCTGAGTGGCAGAAAGGCGCCTACCTGAAGGACAAGATAAGAAAAGCAGTGGCGGAGGAGCTGGCCAAGTGA